The Musa acuminata AAA Group cultivar baxijiao chromosome BXJ3-6, Cavendish_Baxijiao_AAA, whole genome shotgun sequence region ctcctccctaaacataattctaaacttagacttagaggaggaattctctcaagtgattgcaacagcattttcccacttttaagctctctgtgcttgtgtatgttaaccagggatgagagggatatttataggccttaagtggattcaaacttggagcctaaaagtgtaccATCCCTGGTTtttcgggtcctggcggtaccgttgcttgtgttgggcggtaccactgcttgcagcactaacactgggcggtaccatcgcttgacactctaccattgggcggtatcactgcccagtctggtagtTCCATCGCTTGACaacctcggagactgagtcttggcggtaccaccgcccagactgacggtaccactgcctgatagtctcggagactgtgccacgatggtttcacctattgggtcactgtttagacCATTACACTTGGCCCAATATAGCCTAATCTTgggccaagttggcccctaattgagttggcccaattccaacccaattatgtattaactatgaattttaaggcatacactaagttaaataagtttggtaagtctaggtttcttccggggaacttccgatgatctcttagcaatgttccaacggactcccgacaagctcctggacttcacaatgatcttcttggtgagtttcgacgagcttctttggcaagttcctggacttctcgatcaattccgacagaactttcgattaacatctggacttccgacgaactctcgaactcccaacgaaatcttattcttgactttgggactttattttgctttatgctttgattgctatcatagttaatcctgcacacttaaaacctactttgattaaggtaattattataaattaaatcacatgttgtccggtatgtcattggttcatcggcgcttcgtccgaatcttcggtacatgttgtctggtatgtcattgcccaatcagctatttgatctccgcaactccgatattcttggcgcaattttcgcttttcttggcccaatgtccgaactcatggcccaaagtATTCTTTCGATATGTcaactgatcctccggctcgatgtcaaatcttttgatattttctactctggcccaacatgattcttcctacttttaattgtctttctttgatcgaagcttcatgcatcactcaaaacgcatatcaaatcacaaatactattaattgatttcatcatcaaaattcgagattcaacaaagactcTCCAAAAAGCCTATCTAGCCATGTGCCACCTAGGTAGCTCTTGGGTGTTATGCTGGCTGATACTTCGCACTATTCTATGGAACTAGAAAATCCATAAAATGACTACTTAGATAGTTTATTTCTGGGCAGTTTTACCTATATGTGATAACTGTACACAACTtacatttacaagcctaaaattacCACAAAGCTAACCAAAATGAGGCTACCAAACCTATTATAAGCCATCTAAATGTTGtataaaatatgaataaaataaaaagatgcaAACATATATGAGTATTAACACATCAAACACCTTAATTATCACTTTATTTGCGATTAAGCGACGATGAAGGTGATAGCGACAATGAAGCGTAAGCGGAGGAAAAGAtagttttgataatttttaaactaGAGATGTGGTttgaaaatatctaaaaaaaaataaaatgagtgTAACTGTttagaaaatatctaaaatatgagtattttattaaaaaaattacctaagatatatcttgtaaatttgaaagcttactaaaagaatttaaaatcaaaattttaagttaaaaataaaatatatatcaatcttaTTGGTCAATTTATGATCTAAACTTTGCCATTGAGGTGTTGCAATCAAAtaattgccaagatcaaatcctccCCTCCCTTGTGATTATTATGATATTTCATACATATTTTcgtaaatatttatgattttttaattatttaaaaaattcatcttaATAAAATCAAAATGTTGGTAATAGTTGATACGTGGAATATTGACCTTTAATGTTAAATATAaagtttgatgatgaaattaattaaaaattttagaaattaatCTTATAATAAACTAAATTATATCGGGGTATTTTGACTAAAGAAATGGATTGTGAAAGGTTTAGATGTCAGATTAAAAGTGGTATCAAGGGCTTGTGATAAAGGTTCTAAATGTTATACTGAAAAATCGAACATCATATAAGAAGGATAAATTATGATATCGAAAAATACAATGATATACTAGAGGATCAACTGAGATGCCAAAAGAATACTAATACACCGGAAAAATAAATGACTTTGCGAAAGACTCAGTGCTATATCCAAAAAAATGAATGTTATTTTGAAATCTTTCTTGAAGTTAAATTAGGGTTCAATTACGCTAAATTCGAGCAATGTCAAGTTACTGAATTGGGTCAAAACAGGTTGAAATTGGACCCATAATTACTCTTGCTCACTCCCAATCGAAATTGAACGGCACATAACTATAATTGTTTGATCTGCCATAAACTGAGGATGCTTGCAGTAAGCATAGAACATAGAGATCTCTGCCACAAACAGAGAGCTCTAACAAGCACAAAACAAACAGAGTAGTAGAGCGATACAAGAAAGATCACCAGATGGGATTGTATAGCGTTTTATTTGCCTAAGAAAGGCAATTCATTACATACTTCATTTACAATCCGCACAAAAACTTCTTTCATGTCCTCATCAATGTATGTACAACACGAACGCCATTATCTACCTTTTGAATCGACTGCATCCGCTGGCACTTATTTTCTCTTCATCTGTAACAATATGCATTCCAGAAGCAGGAAACAGAAGATGTCTCTGAATCTCGGGGAGATCAAGAAGAGGAGAAGCATTTCAGGGATCAGCAGAAGCAGGTATGGCGTGTCTGCAGAGAGGACACACATGGCTGCTCTCCAACCATCGAGTGAGACAGCCGCCATGGAAGGCGTGCTTGCATGGCATCCGCGTCACCTCCACGCCCTCGTCGAACTCCTCGAAGCAGATGATGCAACTCTCCTCTCTGACATCTCCTCCACGCTCGTACTTCACCACCGCCAGCTCCTTCACCGCGTCCGTCGACGCCGGGATGCCACCGAAATCCCCGTCCTCGCCGACGCCTTCGACGTCCGAAGAAGTTTCCTCATCGCTCGGGAAGTGGGCCAAATGTACATCCACGATCATCTCGATCCCGTTGCCAGAGTTGAAAACCGTCTCGACTAGATCATTGCAGAAGGCAACGAGTTGTCTCTCCATCCGTCCGGCGAAGCAGATGTCATAACCATAGACGCCGGCGCGTAAGAGAACGGTCGAGATCGCCCGGCGGCGAGATGTTTGGTGGAGGAAGTCGCCGAGAGTGAAGACAAAGGTGTGGTAGGCACGGGGCGGTTCCTCCACGACTCGACCTTCGACAATGTGCATCACGGTATAGCCGAGTTTGATCACCACCGGGGCCGATGCCGGCGTCCCCTGAGTTTGATAGGCCCTGAGAACCCAATCGGCATGGCCATGGACAGGAGTCGTCTCCATCGTCGCAATCGCCTTCTTGTCGCACTTCAACCGTGTGAATGAACTCGGCTTAATTCCTACCATGGAGCGGCTTTATATAGAGAGACACAGATTCTGGTCTCGGAATCTGAGACGGGATCGAATTCATCGAGTACAAATCCTAAAAACAATCCGACGCGTAGTTTCCGTTGCCACATAAGTTTGTGGGTTGGACTCCGAAAGCAGTTCCATTCGACACGTGTTGAAATCCTACGGAAGAACgaacttgcttctttcttgatggaTTATTCGTGAAGATTTAATTGGAAATTGAAGGGTTTTATGACGTCATCTCTAGAAAGTCAACTCTTTCCTGCTCCGTGTTGAAAGCCATTCACTACCGGACGCCAAATTAATTCCTCCCTAAAACCAATCAAGCATTGACATCCAAAATATAGCTCGACAGCAAAATGTAGaattgattttttaattttttaatattttattatatagctCGATAGTAATatattgaattaatttttattatttttattattctatttAAAGATATAgggatgatttaaaaaaaaaaaacttatattttagattttttcaaATGATTATCTCATTTTATTTCAAACTACCCCTTCTCGTCCGCCCCTCTCCCTTGGTTGTCATCACCATCATATTATCCTATTTTTCCCCTCTCCTCTCCCATTGTTTCCCTCTCATCTTTTCCTCTCCTTTCCGGTAGTTcatcctctcctcctctctccctctcttcctttttcttctctctcctttCCGTCATCTCCTCCCTTCTTCTCCCATAGGCGAGCAATGACAATAAGTGGACAATGAGCTATCACGAATTTAACTAGTCTTATCTAACTCATGTGATACCTTTGCATGTCCATCCGCAAAAGGTCAACTTCTCCGAAACTTCTTATAATCCCTTGAGGACCTAGAAGATAAGTTATATAAACTATTTAACTTGGTattcacaagcaatcattttaatAAACACTTAATAGGCAATACGAATGACAAATATAGACTTTAGAAACTCTGAACGGTTACTCGACAAATGGTCCAAGGTGATTTGTCGCAGTTAAAAGTCCCCACAAGTCCCCATATGATATTACTACGAAACAAGGTAATGAACTAGCCCTAAATACTATCCCAAAGGCTCATCTAACCATATGCCACCtaggcaactcttgggtattatgtaAGTTGACACTCTACACCACTCTATGGGGCTAGAAAACCCCCAAAAAGACTACTTGGATAGTCTATTTCTagacaattttatctctacacgaTAATTGCCCACAATCTATATTTACAAGTTTGAAACGACCAataaagccaaccaaaatgggcATACCAAACCTACTATAAATCGTTTACATATtatgcaaaacatgaacaaatcCAAAAGACATAGACATGTATGAGCATTATATCGAACACCCTATTTACAATTTCATCTAtaacattctctcccacttatttcTTTAACGTCCTTGTCGAAGTCTTTACAGATGCTACATCTTCTAACTTTTGTTAAATCTTTAATCTTATACTCTAGTTGCAATGCACCTTTTAACTCCCAACTACTCTCCATCGTTgttattgagtagtcgaacttgaaTCTGCCATgttacttcaactcaccaatgactcggaCACTAATATAGAATCGACTAAGTTATATTGATCATTATAAGTTATTATAGATAGATGAAGAAAAAAGTCCTTCCTTATTATGAACTTGTCTCTTAAACATTTGTCTGAATTTGGTGGATGCTTGTTTGAACTTGAATAAGCATTGCCTCacaaactttaaagtttttgaggtCTTTCCTTCACAAAATATACCCATCGATATCTCTCCATTTAGTTATCATTTTCAAGTAGGTCAGTATCATTTCTGCTTTTGATTGATATTTTATTAGGAAATAAAGTGAATAGTCTACTCTCGATAATACCAATTATCATTGGTGAGATTTTAAAAACTATTATCTTTCACCTTATTTAAACATAGAAAGAGCTCCTTTATAAGATAAATAAGAAACTAGAGAATTCAATTTCGCCTATTATTTTAAGAGTTGATAAGGTAAAATTtatttgacttcgcccacctcctcgagggttgtacttcatATATTGATTTGGTTACTAGCATTTGTTTACTTTTTGCTCACACTTATGAAGTACcgtaagtgtttgcactccttgcattgtgtTAGCTATTACAATTTACCTTCTCATTATCATCAAACTTTTGGAATGTATGAAGTTTTATTGAAAAGAACAAAATTTTACCTCGATttggagcaagtctctaatagtttgtcACATTTAAAATTGTACCTTCTTCTCTATCATTTCTACTGCCTACTCCTTTGAAAAAAAAAGGTATAACACCATGTATTACCTTCTTCATTCCTTAGTCGAGCACTCTTGCAACGACCCGAAGTCCCTCACTTTCAACTATTTAGATAAGAAGATCGTTGACACTGGTCTTGCGAAGTTTTTTTGTCTTTGGCTATTAGCCTTATCTTAGTACTTGGAATTTGTCTTTTATTCTTTGCCTCCTTGGCTTCTTTCATGATCAAGTACTCACCCTTCATGAGAGTAAGGAATCGATAACTCTATGAAAGTCGTGCCTGTATGGTACCATGACATTGTCAAACTCATGACCCTATTATCTGTCATCTTATATTTACATTCCTTTCTAAGCTAATGATATATTTGTCCCTACGACACTATGACATTGGTACTATCTTTTTCATATGCTTGAACTCCATTTCGATAATTACTTGGAAGTTATCTAACGACACCACCATCATGTTTATGCTTTGGCTCtacattttgattttgatagggaCCTTCTTTGCTAACCTGAAGATCTACTTAACCTTCGATTTCATAACTTTCATTCAATTTATACTCTTCTCTAGGTTTAGCCTAAGTCATCTTGCCTCTCAGTCAGTAATAAAATTATAAGTAGCACATGTGTCCATCGCATAGGTTGTTTGGTCATTTGGCTTGATGCTCATATACATCAATTTGTTGCTCTATACTTTTTGTTACTTTATCTTTATATTCTCTCCTACTTGACCTTGTAACATATTTAATAAATGTATTGATCTCGTTTGGGGTTCTTACAACTCCTCGTCGTCGTTGTGGGATTTCGAACTACTTGAACTAAGGGTGACGATCTTGCCCTTATCCGATTTGGAGGGATGGATTAATAATGTCAATGCATTAAATGCCTACTTTTGTAGGCACTCGCTCACGATGTTTGATTCTCCACATAAGAAGCATTTGTCAAGTTTTGGGACCTTGTACTTTGAACTCAACCCTTTATGggaactctttttcttttattagaTTATAAACTCCTTCCTCGGGAATACTTAAATAAGTGATTTCTAGAAGATTATTTCTTCCCTGAGTTCTTGGAGGAAATAAAGTTAGTAACCTTTTCGTAACTACAATTACCTTAATAAAATCGATGGCATTCCTTCAATGGAGTTTCTATTTTGCCCATGGCTTCGGGCTATCGAAGAAGCTAAACAATTTATCCTTTTTTAGACATATCTTATATGCCTAGCATCAATACTAAAAATTACTCTACGTAGTCTTAAATGGAAGTGCCTTAGTAGAGTTGTCTTAGCTTCATTCTTTTGACAAACTTAGTGTTCTTAGGTTGAAATTGAGTTTTGAACTTCTATTTCAAAGTCCTCTCATGTGTCCATACAACACTGACCTTATTGGATCTCTTTCCAACACATTCAGTATCAAAGTTTTACATCTCCATTTAGATAcatgatttttattaaaattttaatttattcatAATCAAGCTTTGTAGCTTAAAAGTATTATTCCATATTGAACAAAAAATTCTCATGCTCATTCGTATCTCTAGCACCCCCTGGTAATATAGCTTAAgtaccctcaagttttgtggtggagCTATATAAATGTTGTTCGAGCCCTTATGAGTAACATAATCCTAGACATGAGTTCTCCCATGGCTTTGTATTGGTATTGTATTAAGTTTTTAGTGTCTTCTATCAATCGATCAACTTGGGACTCGACTTTGTTGATATGAGATTCTACATTCTTTTACAAGTTCTTTGCTTCAAGAAGCTTTCGTTGACCTTACTAGAGTTCCTCTAGACTTGTTTTGAAAACATCAAGATCAGTTTTCGTAGCTATAAGCCTCTCCTTATATTTTCTCTTTCTAATTGGCACTTTGTATTATGATTCCTTCACTTGCGAAGAATACCCAAATCTCGCTTACCATTTTTATTATTGTGCTTCTCTTGAGTAGCTATGATAACTGAAGAGTGAGTTTTGAGTTTGCACTTACAGCTACTTGGGGTAATAATTTGACTTACTCCATCTTGCTCGATTCACTATGGTGCTTCTCCAAGCTAAGATTGTAAACTTTTATTATTTGCTCAAATTCCTtgcctactctgataccaaaatgTTATGAACTTAACTAGAATTACCTAAATTATTAAGCATTTTTATGTTATCTATCCACAAAAGGTCAGCTTAGTTGCAATCTTGTTCAAGTCCCGAAGGACTTATAAAAGAGCAaattaattagtttagaaaataaGTAATGGATAAGTTCGGATATATCACAAAGAGAATAATTTTATAAGCAATTTAACAAACACTTAGtttacaaaagagaaaagatAGGAAGGAGAAAATAAGGATTTTAAAAGACAAACAAATAGTTGTAAGTCTACAAACGATTGTTCACCGAGTGTTCAGGCATGTTGGCAAGTCCTGGTAAGCTTTACATACGAATTTGTAAATCTAATCGATACCCAATACCCGAGTAGTTCTAAGGTACTAAAATGGTCGATGTTTCATACTATACTGTAGTCTATAAAATACAGATCATGGCAAGTGAAAATTAGATAATTCTAGAGTAATTTTACCCATTCTAGTGAGCAATTGCTTTGCAACCTTGTAAATTATTTTTGCTCATAACTTTTGAgcaaaaatacataaaaataagataaaacaTGTTACAAAATATATGTATAAGCAAACAAAATGGATGAATGATCCATTGATGTGGGTGCACAATGACCATGACAATATGATGCCCATATTTTTTATAATCTCATAGATACCCCTCATTGGTCGTTGCCTCCTATATGAGGCCTCATCGCCTTTTGCTACATCAGTCACCATGCCCTCCCCATGCATCGTGATCATTACTTTTGCCCCTAGCTATTACTTCTACCGTACAAGGCTTCTCCTCTCTCCTCACCTGCATAGCCTACACCTCCTTTTCGAACTACTTTGCACCCCCTGATTGAGTGACAATATGACAAAAGTGAGTAGGTGAAAGCAACGAGGATTGAGGAGCGAGGGGCACAAAATGATCATGATACATGGAAAGGGATTGGTGATCGATGTGAAGGAAGGCAACGAGGCGAAAACAACAAGCGAAAAGGGGCATTTAAGAGATTACAAAACATACGAGGCACTatctagaaaaataaaaatagaggcaccttttgggaaaaaaaattaaaaaaatatatatatattttttttaaagaaaatcgtcctctaattttacaagatttttttttatcgaaTTCGATTTATTAGTATTAATGTATATTCCAATAGATAGCTTATAAAACTTCACCCTAAATCAATCACTGTTATAATGATATCACTTTGAGTGATGAGGACGCATCGGCATCTGATACTTGGTCTATGGACGTCGGCTTCCATGGAGGAGAATCCATGTAACTGATAAGCTGGCAAGATATCCTATGCCCACCTTCAATGGTTCCAGGCTGGTAGCTTCTCCATCATCACCAAAGCTCCTGTCTTTCCGAAACCCCAATAATCCATCCTACACACAAGGGGGTTCTGCAGCTTCCATGAAAGAAACTTCAGGTAACATAGTTTTTTTCCTTTAAAGTACAGTATTGTGTGATGAAAGGAATCCAATCTGATCTCTGCAGAGTTTAGATTTAGGTTGCATGTCGACTTTAGATGGATGAGACTGATATTAGATGCAGTTAGGTCTAGAATAAGACCTGATAGTGGCATGTAGTTCTTCTAGTCCAATTAGTGTATGCCTTCACCATAGAAGATGGCAATGGATTTGATGATGCCCTCAGGTCTAATGAAGCCTAAACATGAGTTCTAGAGAAATCCATATATGCATCTTAAGCATTCTGTTGATAAATGTCCTGCATGAGATTCATaaagcataaaaatataataacttTAGCATTTAGGATGATGTTTTCTGTAGCATCATTCTGAAAACAGGTTGATCAGTAGGAGGATTGATTGTTTCATATCAAAGACAAAAAATTCTTCAAAGATTATCATACAAAGCATGaggaatgattcatatagtaagtaAATGCTAGATTTTTGGTTGCATATCACATATCAGCCTTGATGTAATTAAAATGATACTAGTAGTTATCTGGACATTTCATTAAGTAACTCAAGTACAGCAATGCTAAAGTTCAGCAAGCTGCAAGGAATTGTGTTTTTCAGGACTGTTACGCTCATTCTCTGCACTGAAATCATTCTCTGACAAAGTGGGAGATGCCTTTGCCAAACTTAGTTCTTCAATTAAGCATAGAAAAGATCATCAGAATCTTAAGAGGAGATTGTTAGAGGCCATGAAACAGAGAGGCTATTCGAACCAAAATACCTTCAGATCAATCAATAGCATCATCATGTGGTTCCCGCATTTCAAAGAAGGGTTGCAAAATATCAAGAATATCTTTGAAAAATACGGTGAGTAGAAATTTCCTTGCTTGTTTGAAAAATTGgtcatcaattttaatttttggtACAATGGCAATGGTTAGTTTCTCAATTTGATGCTGATTTAGTACGAGCCGTAATTAAAAGAACAAAGTGTGTTCTGGCACACATTCCAGATGAGGATTCAAATGGCACGATGGATCATGAAGATCTAAAGAAGTGCCTGAGAATGCTGCAAATCCAACTTTCGGAGAAGGATATTGATCGTCTTTATCATTACTGTGGCATGGATGAAAACAAAGGAATACAATACCATGAATTTATTGTTCTCCTTTGCTTTGCTTATCTTCTGGCAGGACCTGACTCTGCAACTAATAATGTAAGCATAAATAAGTCAATTATTCAGTCTGATACACCTGCTACTTAATTGGTGCGTTATAATGTTATCAGATGTCAAATTCTGCATCACGACATGTTGAAGCCACCTTTGATAAGCTTGCAGAAGCATTTGCATTTCTTGACAAAAATGGTGATGGAAAGCTGGATAAGAAGGACATCATTCTGGCACTAAACGAAGCACCTTCAAAGGAGAAATCACCAACTCATATTACAAGCAGAAGATTCAGTAAATTcatgattgaattttttttttttgtcagtttTATAGTAATTGTAATGTAACTATTCTTTTTTGTAAATTAATGCAGAAGAAATGGACAGAAACAAGGATGGAACAGTGTCTTTCAAAGAGTTCCTTTTCTCCTTGATAAAATGGATTGGAATAGACACAGATCATGAGAAAGAACCTCTGAGAACCATTGAAGTTTGGTAACACAAGCTTTATGTTTGTGCTGCAGATGGTGAGTTTAATAATGAGATTCATGTTAATGTCTACTATTTCACTCACTAGACATTGAACTTCCTATTCATATTTGTTGCTTTGGGGTATAATATCTCATGATACTTACTTTTAGGAAATTAAGTTTTGGTGTAGTGTTTTTAATctgatttctgaagaagtattctGTCCAAAAGTATCTAAATCAATGTACACTAAGAGGTTCCCTAAGCTGAAGTATGATTGAGAAGTGCTGAAAATTTTCTCAACAGTATGTTGATTTCACTTGTTTGCTGCTTGTTTCATTGTAAAACATTGATTAGGATCATTTGAGAAATTGTGGGTATTGCACTTGTACAAGGAAGACTAACATGGAACAATAAACCATGAAGAACCAAAGAAGTTCCTATGTGATATGCAACTTCACTGACAGAGACCAAAGAATATGAGAAGATTAGTCTACTGTTCTTCATTTTTCTTGGTTAATTAACTACATGATCTTTTCCATCTTCCTTCTGGATTGGAACAAGGATGATCAAGGACCATCGTGATCATGAGATCTAGAACCAGTCAGATCATTGCACTTACAGATGAAGTTTACTGATACAGGAATTATTTTCTGCCTTTGGAAATCCACAACTTTCG contains the following coding sequences:
- the LOC103989279 gene encoding probable calcium-binding protein CML22 isoform X2, which codes for MPTFNGSRLVASPSSPKLLSFRNPNNPSYTQGGSAASMKETSGLLRSFSALKSFSDKVGDAFAKLSSSIKHRKDHQNLKRRLLEAMKQRGYSNQNTFRSINSIIMWFPHFKEGLQNIKNIFEKYDEDSNGTMDHEDLKKCLRMLQIQLSEKDIDRLYHYCGMDENKGIQYHEFIVLLCFAYLLAGPDSATNNMSNSASRHVEATFDKLAEAFAFLDKNGDGKLDKKDIILALNEAPSKEKSPTHITSRRFKEMDRNKDGTVSFKEFLFSLIKWIGIDTDHEKEPLRTIEVW
- the LOC103989828 gene encoding probable E3 ubiquitin-protein ligase HIP1 codes for the protein MVGIKPSSFTRLKCDKKAIATMETTPVHGHADWVLRAYQTQGTPASAPVVIKLGYTVMHIVEGRVVEEPPRAYHTFVFTLGDFLHQTSRRRAISTVLLRAGVYGYDICFAGRMERQLVAFCNDLVETVFNSGNGIEMIVDVHLAHFPSDEETSSDVEGVGEDGDFGGIPASTDAVKELAVVKYERGGDVREESCIICFEEFDEGVEVTRMPCKHAFHGGCLTRWLESSHVCPLCRHAIPASADP
- the LOC103989279 gene encoding probable calcium-binding protein CML22 isoform X1, with the translated sequence MPTFNGSRLVASPSSPKLLSFRNPNNPSYTQGGSAASMKETSGLLRSFSALKSFSDKVGDAFAKLSSSIKHRKDHQNLKRRLLEAMKQRGYSNQNTFRSINSIIMWFPHFKEGLQNIKNIFEKYVSQFDADLVRAVIKRTKCVLAHIPDEDSNGTMDHEDLKKCLRMLQIQLSEKDIDRLYHYCGMDENKGIQYHEFIVLLCFAYLLAGPDSATNNMSNSASRHVEATFDKLAEAFAFLDKNGDGKLDKKDIILALNEAPSKEKSPTHITSRRFKEMDRNKDGTVSFKEFLFSLIKWIGIDTDHEKEPLRTIEVW